The sequence below is a genomic window from Streptomyces sp. B21-105.
TTTCCTGCCCTGGGGGCGTTCGCGGAGCTTGCCGATGCCGCCCTTGACGGTGGCCTTGATAGCCGCCAGGACAGCCGCCATGGCCGGGTCGGCGTCTTTGTGCCGCTCCATCGCCGCCAGGAACTGAACGTCCGTGAGTTCCTTGGTGACGCCGAGGTCGGTGAGGGTGTCGATGTACGCCTCCTTGAGGCGGTCGTGCCACGGGTCCAGGTAGGCGCCGGTCTCGCGGCGCAGGTACGCCTCGAGCGGGGCGACGTTGTGGCCGAGTTCCTGGGCGTAGGCGACGGTGTGCGTCTGATACCAGGCAGGTCCCGTCGGCCGCTCCCCGGTCGGTGTGAACGGTGAGGGCAGGCGCGGGTCCACCTCGACGTGGGACAGGTCGACCAGCCAGCTCCCGGGGATCTTCGGGTTGAACGTTGGGGCGTGGAAGTGGTCGGGGCCGGACAGGCCGACGACCAGGCGGGCCGCGGCGGCGAGGAAGGCGGTGTTCAGGTCCAGGCCGACCGCGTACGGAAGTGTGCACTCTTCATCGCTGAGCAGGTCCACCGGCCGCACCCACTGGTACGCCTCCTCGTTCAAGAACCCGCCGCTCCAGCCGCTGTCCACGACGACCGGGTGTTCGGGGGTGGCCTCCGGCGGCGCGGGGGCCATCGGCTCGGTGCCAAGGCTGCCGGGGTTGTGGCCGGGCACCCAGTTCCCGCTCGCCTCGTCGCGCACCGCGCGGGTGGGCGGGCGCAGCGCCGTCATCAGCTCAAGGCCCGATACGGCTGTGGAGCCGCGCGGGGTGATGACCCGGGTCGCGTACACGCCGAGGACGCGGGCGACGTCGGCCGGCTCCATCTCCGCCACCCCGGGCCAGGACCGCTCGTCGAGGGCGTCCCAGGACAGGATCGCGAGCTGCACGCACTGCCGGTCGCGTCCCTGTGCCTTGCGGTAGATCCTTGCCCACGGCCCGAACCCGCGCTGAGTGAGCCGCCACTTCGCCTTCGCCACCTGTTTGACCACCGGGTGGTCCTCGGGCAGGCGCAGGGAGCGGCGCTGTTCGTGGCCTTCCAGGCGCTCGGGCAGTCCGAGTTTCACGGCGGCTGCGGCGGTGAGGACGATCAGCGGGTCGGAGTCCTTGCCGTAGCGGTTGAGCTTCGGCGCGCCGAGGCCGGACTCGCGCAGCGTCCACTCCACCAACTCCGGAACGGTGGTCGCCGGGCAGTCCAGCACGATCCCGCCCGTGCCGTACGCGCAGCCGTCACCGTCCAGGACCGCGAGCGGGCCGTGCGGGAAGCGCGGGTCGGCTGCCGGCTGCGCCGCCCTCTTCGTGGCCGGACGCCGCGACGGCGCAGCAGGCCGGACGGCAGGGCGTGCCAGCGCCGCAGCCGGAACGGCGGAAGCCTGAGGGGCCGCGGCATCTGCCGTCTCCGCCCTGGACGCACCCGGTTCGGCAGACGCCGCAGGCACGGTCGCGGCAACCGGAACTGTCGGAGCTGTGCCGGGGGCGGGGTACTTCGCCGCCCACCCGTTCAGCAGCCGCTGGTAGGCGTCCAGGCGCGGCGACTTCGGCTCGCTGCGGCCGTTCTCCCAGTTCTTCACCGACTGGGTCGTGGTCTTCAACGCGGCCGCCAGGCGGGCCTGCGTGATGCCGGCGGCCTCACGCAGCCGGGCACGCTCCGCCGGTGGCGGCAGGTGCGGCTCCTCGTTCAGCAGAGCGTCAACGGACGCGAACAGCTCTTCCTCGGATGGCATGACCCTGCACCCTTGCTCCAGGCAGTCCTTAACCACAAACTTATCCCACTCCTTAACCTTTCTGCGCCCATTCCAGCGCGGCGGGTGCGGTGAGTTTGCCGGCGGTGGGCTT
It includes:
- the tap gene encoding telomere-associated protein Tap; its protein translation is MPSEEELFASVDALLNEEPHLPPPAERARLREAAGITQARLAAALKTTTQSVKNWENGRSEPKSPRLDAYQRLLNGWAAKYPAPGTAPTVPVAATVPAASAEPGASRAETADAAAPQASAVPAAALARPAVRPAAPSRRPATKRAAQPAADPRFPHGPLAVLDGDGCAYGTGGIVLDCPATTVPELVEWTLRESGLGAPKLNRYGKDSDPLIVLTAAAAVKLGLPERLEGHEQRRSLRLPEDHPVVKQVAKAKWRLTQRGFGPWARIYRKAQGRDRQCVQLAILSWDALDERSWPGVAEMEPADVARVLGVYATRVITPRGSTAVSGLELMTALRPPTRAVRDEASGNWVPGHNPGSLGTEPMAPAPPEATPEHPVVVDSGWSGGFLNEEAYQWVRPVDLLSDEECTLPYAVGLDLNTAFLAAAARLVVGLSGPDHFHAPTFNPKIPGSWLVDLSHVEVDPRLPSPFTPTGERPTGPAWYQTHTVAYAQELGHNVAPLEAYLRRETGAYLDPWHDRLKEAYIDTLTDLGVTKELTDVQFLAAMERHKDADPAMAAVLAAIKATVKGGIGKLRERPQGRKYKEGERWPALQRPTWRPDIRAAVISKARVNMHRKMRNMATMTGLYPLAVLSDCVVYPSPGDSPLDFLPYAASGKPQPGGFRLGPTPGLAKLEGVQSMLWAVDLMEQGHNPARHIKGGDAVLDEGE